In the Terriglobus sp. RCC_193 genome, AGGTGGTGGCGGGCTCCCACATCTCAGCATCGAGACACGGGAAACTCGCCTTTGTCAGTCAAGTTACTCGATGGCAAAGATAGCGAAGACAGTGGAAGAACGTTCCACGCGGCGATTGGAGATGCTGAGTGGGCGCACGTCCTTGGCCATCGGCGCTGCCATCGCGCGCATCGCCATCATCGGACGTACTACAGCTTCCTGCGGCTGGTTGGAGGCGTAGAGCAGTGAGCCGACCTTGATATGCAGACCTTCCGCCATGCGTGCGGCGATAGCCTGTGCATGGGAGAGAGCCTTGGCCGAGGCTGCGGCTTCGAGAGCTGACGGGTCCTTCATCTCCCAGCCAATGCTGCCACTCTGGTTTGCTCCGGCTTTCACCGCAATGTCGAGGACGTGCGCGGCGTCGTTGGGGGTGGTGCGGACGGTCCAGCTCTGCGTGATGCGGAACTTCATGTTCTTGAGCGAGGCAGGAATGTTCTTCAGCTCGTATTCGTTGAGTGGCTGCAGGTTCTGGTCCTGGCTTTCGATGGAGTCCGCAGGCACGTGCGCGGCGGCCAGTGCGTCAGTGATGGCGTTGGAGCGGCGCGAGCCTTCGGCGTAGGCACTCTGCTCATCTTCGCCATAGGCCTGATAGCCGATGTTTACAACGGCCTGATCCGCCATCGCGAAGGCGGTGTCTGTGGCACTGACGGTGATGCTGCGGTTGTCCTTGTTGATGGACAGCGTCTGGTTGACTTGCGCAAAAGACGTGGCGGCAAACAGGGTTGCGGCAACTGCAGCAATCATGGTCGATCTCATGCTTCTTCCTCCCGCTGCAGCAGTTTCTGCAACGTTTCTTTGTGCTTGGACGTACGTTGTTGGGAGCGCGTCTTGTCGTCTGGCAGAACTATTTCCGGAGGCGGCGTGCCGACGCGTTCGCGCGCGTTGGCCTTGACCGCTTTGGTTGCGGAGAACACTTCTTTCTTTGCCTTGCTCATAGTTGTCTCTCATAACAAAGATGCACTCTGCAGGATGAAAGGATTATGCTCCTTCATGGTGAATCGTTTTTTATTCGCCAGGGGAGAGCCGCATGGAAGAGCGCGATTTTTTTGATGAACGGACCGAGCCGCGGACACATACGCTGGTCTGTTCGAAATGCGGTGTCGCCGGGGAATACCAGTTGAACTGGCTGGTTCGCCGGAAGAAGCGGCAGTTGTCTGGACGGGCCGATGAACGGGACCGTGCGCGGTTTGCCAAGGCTCAGAACTACATGGTGCTGCGGGATGACACGGCAAACTGTACCAATCCGCGGTGCCGGAAGCGGTTTGAGATTGCTGGTATAAAGACCATGGCGTTTATCGACTAGGTAATAGCCGTTTCGCAAGACGCATTGCACCGGATGTGGTGTAATAACCATGTAGATTTCCGCAGGAGAACCAAGTTCCGATGAGCCACGCACCTGTTGTCGTTTCCGAGCGCCACCTGACCACGGCAGAAGTTGAAGAGCTGGATCGCCGCCGCCGTCGCGGTCACCTGCTGCTGATCATCGGTCTGCAGATGCTGGTGGTAACGGCGCTGGTGAGCATTCTGTGGGTTGGCCAGGATCTGGCGCAGTCGCCGGGATGGTCGCACCCGATCTTTTACTGGGCCTGCATCACCGGCACGGTGTCAATTGTGTGCCTGCTGCGGGGAATGAGCCTGCGCCGTGGATTCCACGAGTTCACCAGCTACTAGGCTGAACCCTCCGACTACTTCGGTGGCCCGTGCTTCGGCACGGGTTTGCTTTTTGAACGCAGTTTTCCTCGTGGAGACGAGTCCGCCGTGGCCATAGCTCAGATCATTCCGGAGATGGTGACTGCGTCTCGGCTCGTGGGCGCAGAAGGGCGGCTGCGCGACAGTTTCGGAAGAGCGATTACCGATCTGCGGGTTGCCGTAACGGACCGTTGCAACTATCGCTGCGTCTACTGCCGTACAGGCACCTCTGGCGGTGGTTACTCGGAACTGCCACTGACGGACTATGCGCACATGGTGCGGGTGCTGGTTGGCCTGGGGGTGGAGAAGATCCGTTTGACGGGCGGCGAGCCTCTGTTGCGTGAGGACCTGCCGGAACTCATCCGCGGTGTACGTGCGATGCGTCGTGCCTTCGATGATGCGGGACTGCCGACAAGCGAAGGCGGACCGTTGGATATTGCACTGACGACAAATGGCCATCTGCTGGCACCCATTGCGAAAGACCTGAAGCGTGCCGGGCTGGACCGCATTACGGTGAGCCTGGATGCGGTGGACGAAAAGACGTTCGCGCGCGTCACGCGGGTACCTCGTGCCTTTGGCCGTGTTCTTGATGGCATCCACGCGGCACAGGATGCCGGGCTGGCACCGGTGAAGGTGAATTGCGTTCTGCTGCGTGGATGGAATGACGACCAGATTGAAGCTTTCGGAGAGTTCGCGCGGCGCGAACATGTGATTCTCCGGTTCATTGAGTTCATGCCGCTGGAAGAGGACCACACATGGTCTCGCGATGCGGTGGTGACTGAGGCTGAAATTCTGGAGCGGCTGGGCGCGGTGTGGCCATTGGTTCCGTTGTCTCCCAACAGCGCCAGTGAGACGGCACGCCGCTATGAATTTGCGGATGGCCGTGGAGAGATTGGGATCATTGCGCCGGTGTCACGACCGTTCTGCGGACACTGTTCGCGCCTGCGGTTGACCAGCGATGGCAAGCTCCGGACGTGCCTGTTCTCACAGGTAGATCATGATCTCTACGAGAAGGTGCAAGGCGGAGTCGCAGATGCGGAATTGGAGGCGTACATTCGAAATGTGGTGCGCGGAAAAGAAGAGCGACACCACATTGGCGAAGCAGGATTTGCAAAACCATCCCGTTCCATGGTGCAGATTGGCGGATGATCTGTAGGCGCAGCGAGTGTCCCAATTGGTGTCATTTCACTGGAACGGTGATGCGTGTTTTACTCATTGAACAATTGTGTTGCGCGGAGAAACGCGGCTAAGGGAAATCCATAGAGCAGCAACCCAGGCCCAGGATGATACGAAGAAAATCTCAGAAAGACCTCGAACTCGAGTTTGCGCAGTCATGGCAGCAGGACTATACGCGC is a window encoding:
- a CDS encoding SIMPL domain-containing protein: MRSTMIAAVAATLFAATSFAQVNQTLSINKDNRSITVSATDTAFAMADQAVVNIGYQAYGEDEQSAYAEGSRRSNAITDALAAAHVPADSIESQDQNLQPLNEYELKNIPASLKNMKFRITQSWTVRTTPNDAAHVLDIAVKAGANQSGSIGWEMKDPSALEAAASAKALSHAQAIAARMAEGLHIKVGSLLYASNQPQEAVVRPMMAMRAMAAPMAKDVRPLSISNRRVERSSTVFAIFAIE
- the moaA gene encoding GTP 3',8-cyclase MoaA, whose protein sequence is MVTASRLVGAEGRLRDSFGRAITDLRVAVTDRCNYRCVYCRTGTSGGGYSELPLTDYAHMVRVLVGLGVEKIRLTGGEPLLREDLPELIRGVRAMRRAFDDAGLPTSEGGPLDIALTTNGHLLAPIAKDLKRAGLDRITVSLDAVDEKTFARVTRVPRAFGRVLDGIHAAQDAGLAPVKVNCVLLRGWNDDQIEAFGEFARREHVILRFIEFMPLEEDHTWSRDAVVTEAEILERLGAVWPLVPLSPNSASETARRYEFADGRGEIGIIAPVSRPFCGHCSRLRLTSDGKLRTCLFSQVDHDLYEKVQGGVADAELEAYIRNVVRGKEERHHIGEAGFAKPSRSMVQIGG